Proteins from one Polymorphobacter megasporae genomic window:
- a CDS encoding response regulator transcription factor: MKLMVVEDEERLGRFLQHGLAQHAHIVRWVTTCAAASDALVETAYDLVILDLGLPDGDGLDLIRDWRAAGFVEPVLILSARDSRQDRVAGLDLGADDYLPKPFGMDELLARIRALLRRQAARKQTVYEHNGITLDLLAHVIRVDGKQLDLTAREYALMTIFVQNAGRVLTRSLIAEKIWDSHFDVDTNLLDVYMSRLRAKIGAVTAAPIFKTVRGIGYQLL; this comes from the coding sequence ATGAAACTGATGGTTGTCGAGGACGAGGAGCGGCTGGGGCGCTTCCTCCAGCACGGCCTCGCCCAGCATGCGCACATCGTCCGCTGGGTGACGACGTGCGCCGCGGCCTCGGACGCCCTCGTCGAGACAGCGTATGATCTCGTCATTCTCGACCTTGGCCTGCCCGACGGCGACGGGCTCGATCTCATCCGCGACTGGCGTGCCGCGGGATTCGTAGAGCCGGTCCTAATTCTCAGCGCGCGCGATAGCCGCCAGGATCGTGTCGCCGGGCTCGATCTTGGTGCCGACGATTATCTGCCGAAGCCCTTTGGCATGGATGAACTGCTCGCGCGCATCCGCGCGCTGCTGCGGCGGCAGGCGGCGCGCAAGCAGACGGTCTACGAGCATAACGGCATTACGCTCGACCTTCTCGCCCACGTCATACGCGTCGACGGCAAACAGCTCGATCTTACTGCACGCGAGTATGCGCTAATGACGATCTTCGTCCAGAACGCCGGTCGGGTGCTCACGCGGTCGCTGATCGCCGAGAAGATCTGGGACTCGCATTTCGACGTCGATACCAACTTGCTCGATGTCTACATGAGCCGATTGCGCGCTAAGATCGGCGCAGTCACCGCGGCCCCAATATTCAAAACTGTGCGCGGCATCGGCTACCAGCTGCTGTGA
- a CDS encoding YncE family protein, with translation MRLKFGIIAIGLISANLSAAPASPVYGLQSEVRLKGAAPAWDYVAFEAARNRLFLGRRKDGVTVVDAASGHVVGAIANSAGANFALPVPGLGRGYTANEDGSTTVFALDSLATIARIKLGESVDAAFFDPVTKLVAFTDGDHHRLILFDPATNAPAGAIAMPAEELEGLAAAGDGSLWVNERDKDRIAHVDLVHRKLVADFPLPGCTQPTGLAYDPLTARLFVGCKGTAPILAVVDATTGSIVARLPIGRGNDGVAWDAKRRRIFTANGIDGNVVMIDQGGPDTYRFAGAFTTRPIARTLAEDPATGRIFTMTASGIVDSSKPRNLKAGAFYPNRYLDDTFVLLTYAPQ, from the coding sequence GTGCGCCTGAAGTTCGGCATCATCGCCATAGGCTTGATCAGCGCGAATCTTTCGGCGGCACCGGCGTCGCCGGTCTACGGCCTGCAGTCCGAGGTCAGGCTGAAGGGCGCAGCGCCAGCGTGGGATTATGTTGCCTTCGAGGCGGCGCGCAACCGGCTTTTCCTTGGCAGGCGCAAGGACGGGGTCACCGTTGTCGATGCGGCTAGCGGACATGTGGTGGGCGCGATCGCCAACAGCGCCGGTGCGAACTTTGCGCTGCCGGTGCCCGGCCTCGGCCGCGGCTACACCGCCAACGAGGATGGTTCGACGACCGTGTTCGCCCTCGATTCGCTGGCGACGATCGCCCGCATCAAACTCGGCGAGAGCGTTGATGCGGCGTTCTTCGACCCGGTGACGAAGCTGGTCGCGTTTACTGACGGCGATCACCACCGGCTCATATTGTTCGACCCCGCGACCAATGCGCCTGCCGGGGCAATCGCCATGCCCGCCGAGGAACTCGAGGGCTTGGCGGCAGCCGGGGACGGCAGCCTCTGGGTCAACGAGCGCGATAAAGACCGCATCGCGCATGTCGACCTCGTGCACCGCAAGCTCGTTGCCGATTTCCCACTACCCGGCTGCACCCAGCCGACCGGCCTAGCATATGATCCGTTGACCGCACGACTTTTTGTCGGCTGCAAGGGTACGGCCCCGATCCTTGCCGTCGTCGATGCCACAACCGGTAGCATCGTAGCCCGGCTTCCGATCGGCCGCGGCAACGACGGCGTTGCCTGGGACGCGAAACGCAGACGAATTTTTACCGCGAACGGAATCGATGGCAATGTCGTGATGATCGACCAAGGCGGACCTGACACCTACCGCTTTGCGGGGGCGTTCACGACGCGACCCATTGCCCGAACGCTGGCGGAGGATCCTGCCACGGGTCGGATCTTTACCATGACCGCATCGGGCATCGTCGACTCCTCAAAGCCGCGGAATCTCAAGGCCGGCGCTTTCTATCCGAACCGCTATCTCGACGATACGTTCGTCCTGCTGACGTACGCGCCGCAATGA
- a CDS encoding 2-hydroxycarboxylate transporter family protein — translation MPEEIQNEAAPVIPLPRRHLIDWSIGIVPIPVAVAIVAIISVYVAKGSVPADLTTAIAVLALGGFACAEIGKRLPGLRRIGAAAILATFIPSFLVYIHAIPKPLEKAIKTFTDQSNFLYLFIAAIIVGSILGMDRRVLIGGFVKIFVPIFIGSIVAVVAGCLTGMALGIDLPTVAFKIVVPVLAGGIGEGAIPLSIGYAAIHGGDQGVLLAQILPAVMFGSLTAILLAGGLNLLGRRRPNLTGNGTLQPGEIDVPLDSPDAARFIPDLPTIGAALVLAMTLYMTGALVQKLTDFPGPVTMLFLTVMLKLAGFVSPRLEQGAYRNYQFAATLLTYPLLFAIGVSKTPWDKLISAFNAPELITIVVTVVSLTVTGFVVGRLVNIFPVEAGIIAACRASQGGTGDVAILSACDRMQLMPFAQVATRIGGALTVTLALAAFARFGG, via the coding sequence GTGCCGGAAGAAATACAGAATGAAGCCGCGCCGGTGATTCCATTGCCGCGCCGTCATTTGATCGATTGGTCGATCGGCATCGTCCCGATTCCAGTTGCTGTTGCGATCGTTGCCATCATCAGTGTCTACGTCGCAAAGGGTTCGGTCCCGGCAGATTTAACGACTGCGATCGCGGTTCTCGCGCTCGGCGGCTTCGCCTGCGCTGAAATCGGCAAACGGCTCCCCGGATTGCGTCGAATCGGCGCTGCAGCGATCCTCGCGACATTCATCCCGTCCTTTCTCGTCTACATCCACGCCATTCCGAAGCCGCTCGAAAAAGCGATCAAGACGTTCACCGACCAAAGCAATTTCCTGTACCTCTTCATTGCTGCGATCATCGTTGGCTCGATCCTCGGCATGGACCGGCGGGTCCTGATCGGCGGCTTCGTCAAAATCTTCGTGCCGATCTTCATCGGCTCAATCGTCGCCGTCGTTGCCGGCTGCCTTACCGGTATGGCGCTTGGCATCGACCTGCCGACTGTCGCATTCAAGATCGTTGTCCCCGTTCTCGCTGGCGGCATTGGCGAGGGCGCGATCCCGCTGTCGATCGGCTATGCCGCAATACACGGCGGCGACCAGGGTGTGCTGCTTGCCCAAATCCTCCCGGCGGTGATGTTCGGCAGCCTGACCGCGATACTTCTGGCCGGGGGGCTGAACTTGCTCGGCCGCCGCCGACCAAACCTCACCGGTAATGGGACGCTGCAGCCCGGCGAAATCGACGTGCCGCTCGACTCTCCAGATGCAGCACGCTTCATTCCCGATCTGCCGACGATCGGCGCCGCGCTGGTGCTGGCGATGACCCTCTACATGACCGGCGCTTTGGTTCAGAAGCTGACCGATTTTCCGGGACCGGTGACGATGCTGTTCCTCACGGTGATGCTCAAGCTCGCGGGCTTCGTTTCGCCGCGCCTCGAGCAGGGCGCGTACCGCAATTATCAGTTTGCCGCGACACTGCTGACCTATCCGCTGTTGTTTGCGATCGGTGTGTCGAAGACGCCGTGGGACAAGCTGATCAGCGCGTTCAACGCTCCCGAACTAATCACGATCGTCGTCACCGTCGTTTCGCTTACCGTAACCGGCTTCGTCGTCGGTCGGCTCGTCAACATCTTCCCGGTCGAGGCCGGGATCATCGCAGCGTGCCGAGCGAGTCAGGGCGGCACCGGCGATGTCGCGATCCTCAGCGCATGTGACCGCATGCAGTTGATGCCATTTGCCCAGGTTGCGACGCGGATTGGCGGTGCGCTGACCGTCACTCTGGCGCTAGCGGCATTCGCTCGCTTTGGCGGGTAG
- a CDS encoding cytochrome b yields MIRWSGPPRDPVERYDRRTIAAHWLVAALVIGQWASGRTIDWFPKGAPRIDARSVHLVLGTLLTAALIYRLYWRLGRGRRFPVDAGSIDGRVAAVMQAALYATLVVVVGLGLWNEALRGDSLFNVISLPKFGAYAKEARHLLSNQVTTWHSLAANLLLILAGLHAAAALVHHYVLRDGTLQRMLQR; encoded by the coding sequence ATGATCCGCTGGTCGGGACCGCCGCGGGATCCGGTCGAACGGTACGACCGGCGGACGATTGCCGCGCATTGGCTCGTCGCTGCGCTCGTCATCGGCCAATGGGCCAGTGGTCGGACGATCGACTGGTTTCCCAAGGGGGCGCCGCGGATTGATGCACGCTCGGTCCACCTCGTTCTCGGCACGCTGCTCACGGCCGCCCTGATCTACCGCCTTTACTGGCGCTTGGGGCGAGGACGTCGCTTCCCGGTCGATGCGGGTTCGATCGATGGCCGGGTGGCAGCGGTGATGCAGGCGGCGCTCTACGCGACGCTGGTCGTTGTCGTTGGACTGGGCCTATGGAACGAAGCGTTACGCGGCGATTCGCTGTTCAATGTCATCAGCCTTCCGAAGTTTGGCGCGTATGCCAAGGAGGCTCGCCACCTCCTGTCGAACCAGGTGACAACGTGGCACAGCCTCGCCGCAAATCTTCTCCTGATTCTCGCCGGGCTGCACGCGGCCGCGGCACTCGTCCATCACTATGTCCTACGCGACGGAACGCTGCAGCGCATGTTGCAACGCTAG